In Brassica napus cultivar Da-Ae chromosome A3, Da-Ae, whole genome shotgun sequence, the sequence gTTTCTCTGTTTGTGTTAATGTTTCTAAATTGAGACAATGATTTCTGTAACATTAGCATAATGTTATAGCATAAATttcttatactttttttttttgtcatcaagaTAAATAGACTTGATTAAGAGTTTAAAACTCTgctagccaaaaaaaaaatataaataaatccCTAAAAATGTAGTACTGCATATGTTAATTGACACTTTATTTTAAGTTTACTGCATTGTTAGTTGACTTCTTGATTCGATTTGCGTAGCTCATAATttcattatgtttttattttttggtttgtaaATTAATCATGTGCTACGGGGCCGGTCTACTCGAAATAAAGTTTGTTTATCTCAATCATGGCCCAAAAATCCTGAATCTGCTCAACGTAGTTCGACACGTATCTCTAGGTTCATCACACTCAGATTCTCAGTGACCTCGTTGTTCGTGTCATCTGCTTTCGCCCACCACGTACCATGCATCCAGTCTCCATCCATTTCTCAACTCTTTCCATCTGTCACTATCGGGCACAACCATTCCACAAATATCATATCCCGACCTGAAAACTATTATATAACGACCGCAAGACCAGAACCCATGTTCATGGGCGTGATCATGTTACTTGAGAAACAGATTTCACAAGATAATGTTTTAAATTCGAACATTTCAGATAAAAATAAGCATTTATTAAACATTTCAGACCAAAAATCTACCAAGAAGGTATGCTTacgtttatcaattaattttaattacggCCTGACTACAtaatcataataataataaattgtttGTATAAAAAGCCACGGTTTCTGTTATCAAGTTTTTGATAAATTAGAAGCGGCTTTGAGGAAAAACATGCACTATCAAGAACAGATGGAGTCTCTTATGTTGGGTGAAGAACGCAAACGCGGAAATTGCGTTAGGGACGCAGATGCAGATGAAGGTTTTATATCTCCCTCTTCTTTTCCAAACTCTCCTGACGATTCGGCCCGTCGTGGTTCATTTTCTTTAAGGTAAGGAGAATCAAGTATTTTTTTGGTTACTCACCAATATGCAGAGGGCTTTTATTAGAAATTTAATTCTTTAGGAGTATAATGCGAAAAGTTTTATTTTCAGGGTGATTCAGTAGATACATAACCACCtgttatatgaaaataatatttaattttgttccGAACgtttgtatattttgaaaatttatcccATATTCTTATGTTTGGAATTTTAACAACAGGAGAGGACTGTCTAAACATTACAAAGGTAAATCACAATCATTCTCTTCGTTGTCGGAAGCGCTAACCGTAGAAGATCTCGCGAAACCTGAGAATCCTTTCAACGCAAAACTAAAGCAGCGACGGGAGAACCTTCACTGTCGTCGATTCTCCGGACCTGGCGGCGCATCAGAGAAAAACTTAGGCGGCCAAGACGATTTCCTAGCCGGAAACGATAGGCAGCCGCGACTTTCTGGTAACAGGCCGCCTAGAGCCCAGACGCTCTCTGCCGCTCATATATCGTCTTTGGTTACTCGAAGCTAAGCCGAAACGTTTTATAGATTATTCTCTCTAAAGGAACTAGGTTTCGTTTGGGACGATGTTTCTTGTAGCGTACGTCTTCTAAATTGTATGTGAATGTATAAGTATTTTGACTTCGTAGtgtaatttttagtttattttaaattagctGCCTACACTTCACCGTATATACAAGAGATTTGGGGAACTTTATAAACACCTAAAGCTCTAGGACAATTTTGTACTACATAAGAAATATTTCCAAGAGTAAGAAATAACAAGAATGAGATGTATATGTATGTTATTGAATAGTATACTGTATACACACAGCACTTTTTGAAGTCATATATAAgtcataaaattaaaagtaagaaTCAGAAGAAACTGGCAAGATATTTCTAATATTTCTGAGCCATTAGACTGACAAGATCAGTTAGTTTTTGTCTTCGTGATATTCTCAGCTCTTTGTATCCAAGAATCGTTGTCCTCTTCAATGAACAACGTTCTCTCTTCCATATTGTGATTAATAGGAAGAGAGGTGTTACAACACACGGTGACTGATCATCTTGGAAGTAAGTGAATTTACATTCTTTGCTTTAGGTTTTACTATATATGTTTTAGGCTATGATGGTTGATCTGCGAGCGCAACAAAAAGTAGACTAAAAGGTACTCGGACCCATCATATTAGAGTAAATTTTCTCACTACTTTCCTGGAATGGAAATATTAtctaggaaaaaaataaatgatagaaaACATATGTTTACTTCAAATATGGTGGTCCAGTGTAAAATGATTTACTCCAATTTACCACTCAGTTTTTACCACTTGCAAGTGGGAACccatattatttaataaaaatgatttttcttattCTAAAACGTATAGAGTATGGTGAGCCTTCGTCTTAGAATGTGTCTTTTtataagatgtttaagaaaaagaacagcagtgttttataattaaaaataataatccaaaacaaGAAATCACAGAAATAAACTTAAATTTA encodes:
- the LOC106443872 gene encoding uncharacterized protein LOC106443872, producing the protein MHYQEQMESLMLGEERKRGNCVRDADADEGFISPSSFPNSPDDSARRGSFSLRRGLSKHYKGKSQSFSSLSEALTVEDLAKPENPFNAKLKQRRENLHCRRFSGPGGASEKNLGGQDDFLAGNDRQPRLSGNRPPRAQTLSAAHISSLVTRS